The DNA region CACAGCAAAACGATCCAGGAAATCAGCAAACGCCTGAGAAGGAATTAAATTACCGACCTTCCTGCACGTCTTAGAAAACCCCAAGCTCCACTTTTTGGCAAGGTAATGAATTTTCTCAGCAATACGGGAGATCTCTCCGAAAACTTCTTTACTCGCAATCCGACGAAAAAGCACCGACCGATTAATACGCATCGTCGAAATCGTTCCGGCATACGTAATGAACAAGTGCAAATTGCTCTCAATATCATTCTTCTTGGCAAAATACCGCACCAACGGATAGCAAAACAAAAAACCAAACCCTCCCAGAATCGGCAAAGCCAACACCCACACCGGAAAAGAGAGAACTAACAAAACAAGAAAGGACAGCAGGGAAGCAGAAAGCACCGGCAAAGCAACCTTTACCAAGAACTCGAAGAGAGACGTGAAGTTCATGACAGCCAAAACCCGCTCCATCGTGATTCTTTGATGCATCATTCACACCTTGAAAGGAAGCGCCTTGACTCCCTTATACCGAAACTTCTTAATCAACTCCCACACCTCAAAATAGTTGAATATCTTTTCCTCAATCATCCTATCAATGACTCGCTTTCGCAGGGCAAGCTCGTCATAAATCTTTCTTGGATCGCTGTAGCCAAGTCTTGCCGCAATCTTTTGCTCTAAAATATAGCTGTTAAACATCCCCCGAAACGTGTGAATATCCTCTATCGCGTTCCAATCAAAAACCTGCCTCGTAATCATTTTCTTTGTCGGCTCCCAGAACCGCTCAATCTCTGTCAAACTCAACACACGCCGAAGACTTTGCCCGTTGTGCTGAACCGCCATTTGAATCAAGCAAAGATTCAAGTTGTCAACAAACGTAATAGGGATGTTGATAGGATCTCCGGTGATTCTTTGAATCATTGCCGTCGTGCTACCTGCGTGAAACGTCGACATCACTGCATGGCCAGTCTGCATGGCTTGGAACGCGATCGAGCCTTCCGCACCGCGAATCTCTCCAACAATAATATAGTTCGGCCTGCTTCGCAAGGCCGCCAACAACAAATCTTGATACGTTACGTCAGAACTTTTCCCCGCTTCTCTTGTGAGGAGGTGCTGCCACACATCATGTGGCATCGTTACTTCCGGCGTGTTCTCGACCGTGTAGACCTTGTCATCTGGGGGAATGAACGCGCAGATGGCATTCAACGTTGTTGTCTTCCCAGAAGCAGTCTCCCCGCACACGAAAAGGTTCATGTGATTCTCCAGGGCAATCCACAAGTACGCAGCGAGTTCTGAACTCATCGTCCCCCAATTGACAACCTGCGTAATGCTGATAGGAACTTTCGAGAACTTTCTCAACGTAAAACTTGTTCCCTCAAGACTTATATCCCTACCGTAAATAAAATTAGCTCGTGACCCGTCAGGCATCATCGCATCCACAACAGAATGCGCATCAGATGTCGGCCGCTCAACCCGCTCCGAAACGCTCACGACATACTTGTCCAGCTCCAGATCGTCCTTAAACTCAATGTTCGTGTACACCAAGCCAAAAATTTTATGCACCGTCTTGATGTTCCCCACACCAGTGCAGTGCACATCTTCCAAGTAAGGATCTTTCAAAATCGGGTCGAGCTTCCCAAAGCCAACACGATTTCTAATCAAGTAATACTTTATCATCTCATACTGCGTCCTCGTCAAAACAATTTTAGCCTTTGTTATGCTCAGGCCTTTCTCCCACAGCGTCGGCTTCGTAACGCCTCCTTCAATCTCTACGAGGTTGTCGAGCAAATCAACCAATATTTTTTCAACGTCCTCTGTCGTGTCAGGAATAGGCGCCGTGTGCGCGTACGCAATCATTCTGTCCAAGACAAGTTGATAAAGGCGCTCCTCCTCTTCACTCAAGCGCGGCTCAATTGCGTTATAGCGCATCTCTCCGCTCTCGCTTCGAAAAATATGGACAAAAATAGGGTCGCCAACGGGGTAGATGATGTTTGGATTTTTCACCTTCTTCAAAGAACGGTCAAGTTTTTGCAAAAATTCGGGCACGCCAAGGTGAGAAGGCAGGTTCTGCAAATACGCATCCACGTGGACGAAGCGCTTTCTCGCCTCATCCATTGTTGTCGTCATCCCTTCTTCCATACTTCCCTCGGGCATTCACTTACTTTCTGCTCAACGTACTTTCAGCTCAATGATCCGCCGCTACGCCACCGACAGCGCACACCCTGCTTTCTTCGAGCCTCGACCTCATCAGCCTCAACTCGATGACGCTATATCAATTACGATGCCAATACCGGGGCGAACCTTGAAGGGTATTTCAGACTCTACTTCATTCATGGCACCGTTGAACCGCTCAATCTTGATTATCTTTGTCAACTTCCCGAAATGCTCTTTCACATCCAACCGCAAGTACACATCACAAATCGACTTTAACAGGGAAGAAAACTCATTATCAAACTGATCAGGGTCAATGCAGAAAACCACTGATTTTCCTTTGCTCGTTATCTTCTTAAAGAACGTTATCAGGTCAAAGCTTTCTGCACGCGTTATTTCTTTTGGAATGACGAACTCCGAAAGCGCATCGAAAACAATAATATCGCTCTCAAAAAGCCGCTCCACTCGCAGCCGATTCAAAATGTCATCCCCTATGCTCGAGTCGCCAAGATGAGGGTAGAGGGAAACGAAGAGCATCTGACCTGAGAGCATGTAGTCTTGAACGTCGTAGTTCAAGGACTTCATTTGATTGAAAAACCCCGGCAGGCTTAGTTCAGTGCTGACATAGGTGACTGAGAGGCCGTGCTCTAAAAATCCAAACGTGAAGCGCTGCGCCAAAATACTTTTCCCTAAGGTGTTTTTTGCCTCAATAACTACGAACGCGTGTTTCGGCAGCCCCCCACCCAATTTTTGATCGAGTTCATCCCTTCGCAAGCGAAAAGGAAAATTTTGATACTCATCAGCTTTTGAAGGCGGCTTTGCTATGACATCTGGCAAAGGCAAAACCTGTTCTTTCTTGCGCTCAGCGGCCCTCGCGGCTCTCGCAACGTCTTCACGTGCCACGTTACCTGCGAGGCGAGCTTTCGTCGCTCCTCCAATCATTTCCTCTTCGTTCACGTGCTCATCACCTCAGAGTCGCCAACCCCGAACTCCGTCACGACCAGAACCGTGTGCTTTCCGGAAGAGAGTTTTCTGTTCGCCTGAATGAACACAACCTCATCTGGATCCCAAATCCCTTTATTGACCACGTCCGTATCGTTTTCAACACGAATTATTCGTTCCGAGTCGTTTCGTGCAAATCTAATGCCGTCGATAAAAATGTCTGTCTTGTTGATATCCAGCTTCGTCTTACCAACGTTCAGCACGTAGATGTGTGTTTGCTGAGGGTCCGCCGATGAATTGAACGATAAGGACGTAATCTCAACGCTTGTTCTGAGCTGGTCGAAGAGAAACTGCTGCTGAGTTTTGAGTGCCGAGCCGGACGAGTCAACATATCCTTTAAAGAGCACTGCAACAGACGTTGTTACTGTCAGTAGTGCAATGAACAAGATAATGTGCGTCGCAACTGTTCCAAAGCCCATGCTCTTCCCTGTCGTCTTTTTTTGTTCGCTGTTCCCGCCCTCTCGTGCAAGGTTCAGCTACGAAGAGGCCGCCTCGTCGCCCTGACGAGGGCCCGCACCACCAAATAAACACTTATTCGGAATTTTCGAATAAATGACTTTTCAAATTTAAATAGTTTTCGCTTCTTCAGAAAAAACGAAAAAATTCTTAAAGAACAACCAAGACAACAAGCAAGGGCAACACCAACGAAACACCCACAACAAAAAACACCCCCCATTCCACCGCACAAAACACCTCCCACAAAACACCCACCCATACGAAAGAGAATGCGCAATACCAAAAAAAAAACCGTCCCGGGTCCTGCCGGCGCCAACGACACGCTCAACTTCCCCTTCCCCTACTGCGTCATCTACCATCCAAAAACCAAGGAAATCCTTGATTTTTACCCAAAGACGACACCGTTTTCCGTCCAGCAAAGCATCCTCACCTTCTGGTCGCAACCCATACCTCAAGAAATCCTCCTCGCACTCTCAGGAGAACAAGAACTCACACTATCAGAACTAAAAAGACGCATCGGCCACTCCCCCTCAACCCTGCACGACATCGTTAGCAAACTCGAACAAGCAAAGCTCATCAAAACCGAGATGCGCTATGAGGGAAAGAAGCAAAAACTACTCTTCCCCTGTGTCTTCTTCATTACCGACACGCCACCCACCAAAAAAAAGCTCAAAAAACTCTTTCAAGGGCTCTGGATTGACACAGAAAAGACCAAACAAGTCATAGCCTTCCTCGAAAAAAAACCTGACCGCTACTTCTCCCTGCAAGAAATCAGCGCAGGAACAGGAATCCCGCTCACGGAAGTCGAGATCCTCCTCAGCAACCTCGAATCACCCATCACGCGAACACTCTCCGACTTCCTCAAAGAACCCCCTTTTGAAAAATACACGTTTTACAAAGCCAAAATAAGAAAAAAGAAAAAAAGGTAGACCTACGTTTACACATGTTTTTCAAACAAATTTTTCGTTGCCAAGCAGCGAGCTACGCAGCGAGCTACAAAACCGTTCGTTCTAAAGAAAGCTCACGAAGCAAAACGTCAAGCGCGCTGGCAAACGCCTCCTTCGATGTTGCGTTCTCAAGAGCAGAACACGCCTCCTTATTCCCGGCAACCTTGTAGCAAATCGCAAGAAAATTCTTGAGACGCTCTTGCCGAAACAACGCAAAAGACGCGTCATCCAGCGTTGCAAGCGACGACCTCAGCCGCTGCATTGCCGCAAACAAGCGCTCTCTTGCCTCTTGCACGGAGAGCGTCTTGTCACCGCTTTCTCCTCCGGCATTCTCCTTCAGACCTTCAGCGCTGTGCTCCTTGCTTTTCGTCTGTGAAGAAACAAACGCTTCGCGCTCCCTGGCACCTTCTTTCTTCTCTTGAGACCCTCGAGAACCTCGCTGCGCCTTCTCAAACACTTTTTCCAACACAGCACGCAGTAGCGCCACGACCTCGTCTTTGCTCACGTTACCTGCAATGTTTCGTGCCACGCGCTCAAGGCGAAAAACCCTGTGAACCCAACGAGAAAGATGGTCTTGAAGGTCGCTCGAGCTTTGCAGCGCATACCATTCTTCTGCGGGCATCTCTTCGAGCACGTGCACAAGCTCCTGAAGGCTGCGAACACAGCGCCCTGTTGGCAACATCAGCTCATCTTCAGGAGGAACATCGCGCACAACACGCTCAATGTTACGCACAATCTCATCGTGATACTCAACCATGCGCTTCTGAACAAGTTTTGCAAGCGCTTGCGCTTCCATTTTAGGGAGCTTCTCCCTCACCACTTCCCTCACTTCGCTGGAAGGCCCCCGTACTTCTAATGCGATTTCCTCGGAGAGCGACCTTGCTGCAATGCCTTTTCGCTTGGGAAGCGAGAGAGACTCTCGCACCCGCACGCGCTCGCACACATCCTCCCTCCCGGCAGGGCCGCCGCCTTCACCGGCGCCATCCTTCTCTCTTCCTTCCTTCCCTGCAACATCTCCATTCGCGACCTCAACAACGGCATCTTGTTCTCTGCCTGCACTCGCTTGCTCCTGCGTTCCATGCCGCTCCTCACCTGCTCGCCCCTGCTCGCCTTCCTTTTCTTCTTGCTTTGCGAGCGATTGAGCCAACGCCTCGGCCTTTTGCAAAAAACGCTCTTTCTCCTCGTGCGTTTGCGCTTTTATGGGAATCTCCTCTACCCGCTGAGCCACCAGGTCATGAACGCCAATGTTTTCATGCGGCACTCCTTGCACGCCGCCGCCTTGAATCCTAC from Candidatus Woesearchaeota archaeon includes:
- a CDS encoding MarR family transcriptional regulator, with the translated sequence MRNTKKKTVPGPAGANDTLNFPFPYCVIYHPKTKEILDFYPKTTPFSVQQSILTFWSQPIPQEILLALSGEQELTLSELKRRIGHSPSTLHDIVSKLEQAKLIKTEMRYEGKKQKLLFPCVFFITDTPPTKKKLKKLFQGLWIDTEKTKQVIAFLEKKPDRYFSLQEISAGTGIPLTEVEILLSNLESPITRTLSDFLKEPPFEKYTFYKAKIRKKKKR